One segment of Thermoanaerobacter kivui DNA contains the following:
- the ileS gene encoding isoleucine--tRNA ligase: MDYNKTLNLPRTDFPMKANLPTREPEILKKWEEMDIYHKTLEKNKGKEKYILHDGPPYANGDIHLGTAMNKVLKDIIVKYKTMRGYDAPYVPGWDTHGLPIEQQAIKTLGIKRHEVSPIEFRKVCKDFAYSQIEKQKAQFKRLGVRGDWDNPYLTLNPEYEAKQIEVFGEMAKKGYIYKGLKPVYWCPSCETALAEAEIEYFDETSDSIYVKFRVRDDLGKFKGIVENLNNVYFVIWTTTTWTIPANLAIALNPVFDYALAKFGDEVYIMAKNMLDTVKKEANLSDYEIIAVFKGKDLEGMKATHPLYDRDSLIILGEHVTLEAGTGCVHTAPGHGEEDFLVGQEYGLEALNPIDDKGYFTDKAPGYAGLYYEDANKVIKEDLKKVNALLASKHITHSYPHCWRCKSPIIFRATEQWFASVEGFRQEALKAIKEVKWYPAWGEERITNMVRDRRDWCISRQRVWGVPIPIFYCEKCGKELINDDTINAVKEIFRQRGSDAWFEMSAEEILPKGTVCECGSTKFRKETDIMDVWFDSGSSHAAVLETHPDLKWPAELYLEGSDQHRGWFQSSLLTSVATRGKAPYKNVLTHGFVVDGEGRKMSKSLGNGIDPADVIKEYGADILRLWTVSADFTSDMRISQEILKQMTEAYRKIRNTSKFLLSNLYDFDPDKDMLPYEELLEIDKWALYRLDRLVKDLTESFDEYRYYDFLHEVHTFCVVDMSSFYLDILKDRLYTYPASSKERRAAQTTLYIILDTLVRLIAPVLTFTSEEIWSYMKHDSKNNVESIQLADWPKVQEKYNNPYIIEKWEKLFDVRKDISKALEIARNDKKIGHSLEAQVDIYPSKELYDFFKGFNDLDYVFIVSKVVLHQPGELAPQNSYASEDYDLKIVVTHAPGEKCERCWMYSETVGTIKEHPTICARCASHIEQQTQV, translated from the coding sequence ATGGATTATAATAAGACACTTAATTTGCCGAGAACGGATTTTCCTATGAAGGCGAATTTACCAACAAGAGAGCCAGAGATATTAAAAAAATGGGAAGAAATGGATATTTATCATAAAACTTTGGAAAAAAATAAAGGTAAAGAAAAGTACATTTTACACGATGGTCCTCCATATGCCAATGGCGATATACACCTTGGAACTGCTATGAATAAAGTATTAAAAGACATTATAGTAAAGTACAAAACAATGCGGGGTTATGATGCTCCTTACGTGCCAGGATGGGACACACACGGCCTTCCCATTGAGCAACAAGCTATAAAGACTTTAGGCATAAAAAGGCATGAGGTAAGTCCTATTGAATTTAGAAAAGTGTGCAAAGACTTCGCGTATTCTCAAATTGAAAAACAGAAGGCTCAATTTAAGAGATTAGGAGTAAGGGGAGATTGGGATAATCCGTATCTTACGTTGAATCCTGAATATGAAGCTAAGCAGATAGAAGTATTTGGAGAAATGGCTAAAAAAGGCTATATTTACAAAGGATTAAAGCCTGTATATTGGTGCCCCAGCTGTGAGACTGCTTTAGCAGAGGCGGAAATTGAATACTTTGATGAAACCTCTGATTCTATTTATGTAAAATTTAGAGTTAGAGATGATTTGGGGAAATTCAAGGGAATTGTTGAGAATCTTAATAATGTGTATTTTGTAATATGGACAACTACTACATGGACTATTCCGGCTAACCTTGCAATTGCTTTAAATCCAGTGTTTGATTATGCGCTTGCAAAGTTTGGAGACGAAGTATATATAATGGCAAAAAATATGTTAGATACTGTAAAGAAAGAAGCTAACCTTTCAGATTATGAAATAATTGCTGTATTTAAAGGAAAAGATTTGGAGGGCATGAAGGCTACCCATCCTTTATATGACAGAGATTCTTTAATAATCTTAGGAGAGCATGTAACTTTAGAAGCAGGTACTGGATGTGTTCACACTGCGCCGGGTCATGGTGAAGAGGACTTTTTGGTAGGGCAGGAATATGGCCTTGAGGCTTTAAACCCAATAGATGATAAAGGGTATTTTACAGATAAAGCGCCGGGCTATGCTGGTCTGTATTATGAAGATGCTAATAAGGTCATAAAGGAAGACTTAAAAAAGGTTAATGCACTTCTTGCTTCAAAACATATAACTCACTCATACCCTCACTGCTGGAGGTGTAAAAGTCCTATAATATTCAGGGCAACAGAACAGTGGTTTGCGTCAGTTGAAGGTTTTAGACAAGAGGCTTTAAAAGCAATTAAAGAGGTCAAGTGGTATCCTGCATGGGGAGAAGAACGTATAACCAATATGGTAAGAGATAGACGCGACTGGTGTATCTCAAGGCAAAGGGTATGGGGTGTTCCAATTCCTATATTTTACTGTGAAAAGTGCGGGAAAGAATTGATAAATGACGATACAATAAATGCAGTTAAAGAAATTTTTAGGCAAAGAGGTTCAGATGCTTGGTTTGAAATGTCAGCTGAGGAGATATTGCCAAAAGGAACTGTCTGTGAATGTGGTTCTACAAAGTTTAGGAAAGAGACAGACATAATGGATGTGTGGTTTGATTCAGGCTCCAGCCATGCAGCTGTGTTAGAGACTCATCCGGACTTAAAATGGCCAGCAGAGCTTTACCTTGAAGGTTCAGACCAGCACAGAGGTTGGTTCCAATCTTCTCTTTTGACATCTGTGGCAACCCGTGGCAAAGCACCTTATAAAAACGTGTTGACGCATGGGTTTGTGGTAGATGGTGAAGGAAGAAAAATGTCAAAATCCTTAGGAAATGGCATTGATCCGGCAGATGTGATAAAAGAATACGGGGCAGATATTTTGAGACTGTGGACTGTTTCTGCAGACTTTACTTCTGATATGAGAATTTCGCAAGAGATTTTAAAACAGATGACAGAAGCTTACAGAAAAATACGCAATACCAGCAAGTTTTTGTTAAGCAATCTTTACGATTTTGACCCTGACAAGGATATGTTGCCATACGAAGAATTGCTTGAAATAGATAAATGGGCTTTGTACAGGCTTGACAGGCTGGTAAAAGACCTTACGGAGTCTTTTGATGAGTACAGGTACTATGATTTTCTCCATGAAGTTCACACCTTCTGTGTTGTAGATATGAGCAGCTTCTACCTTGACATCTTGAAAGACAGGTTGTATACTTATCCTGCTTCTTCTAAAGAGAGAAGGGCTGCTCAGACGACACTGTATATCATTTTAGACACTCTTGTAAGATTGATAGCACCGGTGCTTACTTTTACTTCTGAAGAAATATGGTCATACATGAAACATGACAGCAAAAACAATGTTGAAAGTATACAGTTAGCTGATTGGCCTAAAGTACAAGAAAAGTATAATAATCCATACATCATAGAGAAATGGGAAAAACTCTTTGATGTAAGAAAAGACATTTCAAAAGCTCTTGAGATAGCAAGAAATGACAAAAAAATAGGTCATTCTCTAGAGGCGCAGGTAGACATATATCCTTCCAAAGAGCTTTACGATTTCTTCAAAGGATTTAATGACCTTGATTATGTGTTCATAGTCTCAAAGGTTGTCCTCCATCAACCTGGAGAATTGGCTCCGCAAAATTCTTATGCTAGCGAAGATTATGACTTAAAAATTGTAGTGACTCATGCGCCAGGAGAAAAGTGTGAGCGTTGTTGGATGTACAGTGAAACAGTAGGAACTATAAAGGAGCATCCCACTATTTGTGCAAGATGTGCTTCTCATATCGAGCAGCAAACACAAGTTTAA
- a CDS encoding TM1266 family iron-only hydrogenase system putative regulator, translated as MQNRLGVVGILIQNRENVADRVNHILSEYGHIIVGRMGIPYKDRGVSVIALIVDGTTDEIGALTGKLGSLHGVKVKSALTA; from the coding sequence ATGCAGAATAGATTAGGGGTTGTTGGAATATTGATTCAAAATAGAGAAAATGTGGCGGATAGGGTAAATCACATATTGAGTGAGTACGGCCACATTATTGTAGGAAGAATGGGTATACCCTATAAAGATAGGGGAGTATCGGTTATCGCTTTAATAGTTGATGGTACAACGGATGAAATAGGGGCTCTTACTGGTAAACTTGGAAGTCTTCATGGGGTAAAAGTGAAATCTGCTCTGACTGCATAG
- the trpE gene encoding anthranilate synthase component I, with product MVNISKEDFCEHKKRGYVFPVYAEINGDELTPINIFYSLEGKNKFLLESANGGINWGRYSFIGKDPYLSILSYGKRIKIIGEKEEAKEGLVLEEIRKVMKAKYNSLGLDIPFVGGAVGYVSYDTIRLYERLPDKNPDEINIPEAYFMFYKSFVCYDHFKHRIYIVYNVYPNEDVEYEKVLQKINTLYQEIKLATPQFHDLPPQQNQEVYYNFTKEEFCKIVEKAKEYIEKGDIFQVVLSQRLKAAVSSHPFEIYRRLRSKNPSPYLFYIDFGDFQLLGSSPESLVSVFKGKVTTNPIAGTRRRGKDEEEDLRLKEELLKDEKERAEHVMLVDLGRNDIGKVSEFGSVKIERFMEVDFYSHVMHIVSTVSGKLKRGLTAFDALIACLPAGTVSGAPKIRAMEIIDELENVRRSFYAGAVGYFSYNGNMDMCIAIRTILFKEGYAYVQAGAGIVYDSIPEMEYCETLNKAMALKEVL from the coding sequence GTGGTAAACATTTCTAAAGAAGATTTTTGCGAACACAAAAAAAGAGGATATGTTTTCCCAGTCTATGCAGAAATAAACGGAGATGAATTGACGCCAATAAACATTTTTTATAGTCTTGAAGGCAAAAACAAATTTTTACTGGAAAGTGCAAATGGAGGTATTAACTGGGGGAGATATTCATTTATAGGAAAAGACCCATATTTATCAATTTTAAGTTATGGCAAAAGAATAAAAATTATAGGCGAGAAAGAAGAAGCTAAGGAAGGGCTAGTACTTGAGGAAATAAGAAAAGTTATGAAAGCCAAATACAATTCTCTAGGACTTGATATTCCTTTTGTTGGAGGTGCTGTGGGTTATGTATCTTACGATACGATAAGGCTTTATGAAAGACTGCCGGATAAAAACCCTGATGAAATAAATATACCGGAAGCTTACTTTATGTTTTACAAAAGCTTCGTCTGCTATGACCATTTTAAACACAGAATTTACATTGTTTATAACGTATATCCCAATGAAGATGTGGAATATGAGAAAGTTTTACAAAAGATTAATACACTTTATCAAGAAATAAAATTAGCCACTCCGCAATTCCATGACCTTCCACCACAACAAAATCAAGAAGTTTATTACAATTTTACAAAAGAAGAGTTTTGTAAAATTGTTGAAAAAGCAAAAGAATACATCGAAAAAGGAGACATATTCCAAGTAGTGTTGTCTCAAAGGTTAAAAGCAGCAGTAAGTTCCCACCCTTTCGAGATATACAGAAGATTAAGGTCAAAAAATCCATCTCCATATCTTTTTTACATCGATTTTGGTGATTTTCAGCTTCTTGGTTCTTCACCTGAAAGCCTTGTAAGTGTTTTTAAAGGTAAAGTAACCACAAATCCGATAGCGGGTACAAGACGAAGAGGAAAAGATGAAGAAGAGGATTTAAGACTTAAAGAGGAACTTTTAAAAGATGAAAAGGAAAGGGCAGAGCATGTGATGTTAGTTGACCTTGGAAGAAACGACATAGGAAAAGTTAGTGAATTTGGAAGTGTAAAAATAGAGCGTTTTATGGAAGTAGATTTTTACTCTCATGTAATGCACATTGTATCGACTGTTTCAGGAAAGCTAAAAAGAGGACTTACGGCTTTTGATGCTCTTATAGCTTGTCTTCCTGCAGGTACAGTTTCTGGGGCACCAAAAATAAGGGCGATGGAAATAATAGACGAACTTGAAAATGTGAGAAGGTCTTTTTACGCAGGAGCTGTTGGATATTTTTCCTACAATGGCAATATGGACATGTGCATAGCAATAAGGACTATTCTCTTCAAAGAAGGTTATGCTTACGTTCAAGCGGGAGCAGGCATTGTATATGATTCAATTCCTGAGATGGAATACTGTGAAACTTTAAATAAGGCAATGGCTCTTAAGGAGGTTCTTTGA
- the trpD gene encoding anthranilate phosphoribosyltransferase, whose translation MLQEAIKKIVSKENLEEREAYAVMNEIMSGNATPSLIGGILIGLRLKGESVEEITGFAKAMRDNAIKLELASDYVIDTCGTGGDGGKTFNISTAVAIIASAAGVKVAKHGNRAVSSKSGSADVLMELGFDIEMVPEKTKRLIEEKGMGFLFAPKYHVAMKNVAGIRKELGTRTVFNVLGPLTNPAFVKGQVLGVYDKELTHPLAEVLLRLGTEKAMVVHGFDGLDEITTTSPTFVSEVKEGKVIDYVIDPEDYGIPYAKLEDLEGKDAKENAQIILNILKGEKGPKRDIVVLNAAAALYIGKVVEDLKEGIKVANYLIDTGLAFDKLTEILEYQRRLN comes from the coding sequence ATGTTACAAGAAGCTATTAAAAAAATTGTTTCAAAAGAGAACCTTGAAGAGAGAGAAGCTTATGCTGTTATGAATGAAATTATGAGTGGTAATGCAACTCCTTCTTTAATAGGGGGTATATTAATAGGACTCCGATTAAAAGGGGAAAGTGTAGAAGAAATAACAGGTTTTGCAAAGGCAATGAGAGATAACGCCATAAAATTAGAACTTGCTTCGGATTATGTAATAGATACTTGTGGTACAGGTGGCGATGGTGGGAAGACATTCAATATTTCAACGGCAGTGGCGATAATTGCCTCTGCTGCAGGAGTAAAAGTTGCAAAACACGGCAACAGAGCTGTTTCCAGCAAAAGCGGAAGTGCAGATGTTTTGATGGAATTGGGATTTGACATTGAAATGGTGCCAGAAAAAACAAAAAGATTAATTGAAGAAAAGGGTATGGGATTTTTGTTTGCGCCCAAATATCACGTCGCAATGAAAAACGTAGCAGGCATAAGAAAAGAGTTAGGCACAAGAACGGTATTTAATGTTTTAGGACCATTGACAAATCCCGCATTTGTAAAAGGACAGGTATTAGGAGTTTACGATAAAGAATTGACTCATCCTCTCGCTGAAGTACTTTTAAGATTGGGAACTGAAAAGGCTATGGTGGTCCACGGCTTTGATGGCCTTGATGAAATAACTACTACTTCTCCTACTTTTGTCAGTGAAGTAAAAGAAGGCAAAGTCATTGATTATGTGATAGACCCAGAGGATTACGGTATCCCTTATGCAAAACTTGAAGATTTAGAAGGCAAAGATGCAAAAGAGAATGCTCAAATAATCTTAAACATCTTAAAAGGTGAAAAAGGGCCTAAAAGAGATATAGTCGTTTTAAACGCAGCAGCGGCCTTATATATAGGAAAAGTTGTGGAAGATTTAAAAGAGGGAATAAAAGTCGCAAATTATCTAATAGATACGGGTTTAGCTTTTGATAAGCTTACAGAGATTTTGGAGTACCAAAGGAGGCTTAATTGA
- a CDS encoding 5'-methylthioadenosine/adenosylhomocysteine nucleosidase — MKKIGLIGAMEEEVNILKNEMSLKEIVTKGKLDFYIGSLNGSDIVVVQSGIGKVNAAMAAQILISNFNIDILINTGVAGGIKPGVKVGDIVISSDAMEYDIDVTAFGYELGIIPRMEESIFRADGKLVELAKKTAENIAESDVYVGRIISGDKFVSSKEEAKRLGEMFNAYAVEMEGAAIGHVAYLNNIPFVIIRSISDNANDEASVDFSAFVEHAANISSKIVKEMIKLL; from the coding sequence GTGAAAAAGATTGGACTAATAGGTGCTATGGAGGAAGAAGTCAATATTTTAAAAAATGAAATGTCTTTAAAGGAAATTGTGACAAAAGGCAAATTAGATTTTTATATAGGCAGTTTAAATGGTAGCGATATTGTTGTAGTGCAATCCGGGATTGGCAAGGTAAATGCAGCCATGGCAGCTCAAATTTTGATTTCTAATTTTAATATAGATATACTCATAAATACTGGTGTAGCTGGTGGAATAAAACCGGGCGTAAAGGTGGGAGACATAGTTATATCTTCAGATGCTATGGAATATGATATTGATGTAACGGCTTTTGGCTATGAATTGGGAATTATACCGAGGATGGAGGAAAGTATTTTTAGAGCCGACGGAAAATTAGTAGAATTAGCCAAAAAAACGGCAGAAAATATTGCAGAGAGCGATGTATACGTAGGGAGAATCATTTCAGGAGACAAATTTGTTTCCTCAAAAGAGGAAGCAAAAAGATTGGGAGAAATGTTTAATGCCTATGCAGTGGAAATGGAAGGAGCAGCTATTGGCCATGTAGCGTATTTAAATAATATACCTTTTGTCATAATAAGGAGTATTTCGGATAACGCTAACGATGAAGCTTCTGTTGATTTTAGTGCATTTGTAGAACATGCTGCTAATATTTCTAGCAAGATTGTTAAAGAGATGATAAAGCTTTTATGA
- the trpC gene encoding indole-3-glycerol phosphate synthase TrpC, with protein sequence MVLDEIVRHKKKEVEEKKRIKPVEELINEIKGGYSGNFKKVLQKEGISIIGEIKKASPSKGIIKEDFDSVKIAKVYEKVDIDAISVLTEKEFFKGDDNYIREVKKVSSKPILRKDFIVDEYQIYESKILGADAVLLIVSVLGDKLRDFYNLSKSVGLDVLVEIHDRQQLEIALEAECDIIGINNRDLKTFNVDINTTENLIKYIPQSTIIVSESGIKIPEDVRYLASLGVDAVLIGETFMKIIDDIDKITDFVREAKGGG encoded by the coding sequence ATGGTATTAGATGAGATTGTGAGACACAAAAAAAAGGAGGTGGAAGAGAAAAAAAGAATAAAGCCAGTAGAGGAACTAATTAACGAAATTAAAGGAGGCTATTCTGGCAATTTCAAGAAAGTACTTCAAAAAGAGGGTATATCAATTATTGGAGAGATAAAAAAAGCCTCTCCCTCTAAAGGAATTATAAAAGAAGACTTTGATTCAGTAAAAATTGCAAAAGTGTATGAGAAAGTTGATATTGACGCTATTTCCGTTTTGACAGAGAAGGAATTTTTTAAAGGGGATGACAACTATATCAGGGAAGTAAAAAAAGTGAGTTCAAAACCTATTTTGAGAAAAGATTTTATCGTGGATGAATACCAAATATATGAATCAAAAATTTTAGGAGCCGACGCAGTACTTCTCATTGTTTCCGTATTAGGGGACAAATTAAGAGATTTTTATAATTTATCTAAAAGTGTAGGTTTAGATGTGCTTGTGGAAATTCACGACAGACAACAGCTTGAAATAGCATTGGAAGCTGAATGTGACATAATAGGTATAAATAACAGAGACCTCAAAACTTTTAATGTAGATATAAACACAACAGAAAATTTGATTAAATATATACCTCAAAGTACAATAATTGTTTCCGAAAGTGGAATAAAAATACCTGAAGATGTAAGGTATTTAGCTTCTTTGGGAGTAGATGCCGTATTAATTGGCGAGACTTTTATGAAAATTATAGATGATATTGACAAAATCACTGATTTTGTAAGGGAGGCAAAAGGAGGAGGATAA
- a CDS encoding YlmH family RNA-binding protein: protein MMDKGFDIARFKDIVKSVLKNKQVRYTDFLSLSEQKLFEKATLKEQYQGIQYYFEGGYPSAERKIAIIYPDFLKPEETPICAIRAVGNLSKLSHRDVLGSLLGLGIKRQKIGDIIVKEDKCDVLLHRDVQAYVLMSLLKIGKEKVNVTSIELKDVMEPEIKCKDVFSTVASLRVDSVVAVGFGISRTKASEFIKSGMAQINWEYIEDPSSEVKEGDVVSLRGFGRIKLEEVKGVTKKGRFSVHILRFM, encoded by the coding sequence ATGATGGATAAAGGATTTGACATAGCAAGGTTTAAAGACATAGTCAAAAGTGTTTTAAAAAATAAACAGGTGCGATATACGGATTTTTTGAGTTTATCTGAACAAAAGCTCTTTGAAAAGGCAACATTAAAGGAACAATATCAAGGAATCCAATACTATTTTGAGGGAGGTTATCCTTCTGCAGAAAGAAAAATAGCAATTATTTATCCGGATTTCTTAAAACCTGAGGAGACTCCTATTTGTGCTATAAGAGCTGTCGGAAACTTGTCTAAACTGTCTCATAGGGACGTATTAGGTTCACTGTTAGGGTTGGGGATAAAAAGACAAAAGATTGGAGACATAATTGTAAAAGAAGACAAATGTGATGTATTGCTGCACAGAGATGTACAAGCCTATGTGCTTATGAGTCTTTTAAAAATTGGGAAAGAAAAAGTGAATGTTACTTCAATTGAATTAAAAGATGTTATGGAGCCTGAAATAAAATGCAAAGATGTTTTTTCTACAGTGGCATCACTGCGAGTTGATAGTGTTGTGGCTGTAGGTTTTGGAATATCGCGTACCAAAGCTTCTGAATTTATAAAATCTGGTATGGCTCAAATAAATTGGGAATACATAGAAGACCCTTCTTCAGAAGTTAAGGAAGGGGATGTTGTTTCTTTGAGGGGTTTTGGAAGGATTAAATTGGAAGAAGTAAAAGGTGTGACGAAGAAAGGGCGTTTTTCTGTACATATTTTGAGGTTTATGTAG
- a CDS encoding phosphoribosylanthranilate isomerase: MVKVKICGLRRKEDIEYANELKPDYVGFVFAKSKRQVEVEQALYLISLLDKEIKTVGVFVNEPVENALKIAQTLNLDVLQFHGDETQDYIDNFKNFTVWKAIRIKDKEDLEKTKEFRVNSFVFDTLTKNEYGGTGKTFNWEVLKGFELNVPIILAGGLNENNVEEAIRIVNPYAVDVSSGVETEGYKDFKKMKSFIEKVRGIR, encoded by the coding sequence TTGGTAAAAGTAAAAATTTGCGGACTGAGAAGAAAAGAGGATATTGAATATGCCAATGAGCTAAAACCTGATTATGTAGGATTTGTCTTTGCAAAAAGCAAAAGACAAGTAGAGGTAGAACAGGCTTTATACCTCATAAGCCTTCTTGATAAAGAGATTAAAACAGTGGGAGTTTTTGTAAATGAACCAGTGGAAAATGCATTAAAGATAGCTCAAACACTAAATCTCGATGTTTTACAGTTTCACGGTGATGAAACACAGGATTATATAGATAATTTTAAAAATTTCACAGTGTGGAAGGCAATACGCATAAAAGACAAAGAAGATTTGGAAAAAACAAAAGAATTTAGAGTAAATAGTTTTGTATTTGACACTTTGACAAAAAACGAATACGGTGGTACAGGAAAAACATTTAATTGGGAAGTTTTAAAAGGATTTGAATTGAATGTTCCAATAATTTTGGCAGGAGGGCTAAACGAAAACAATGTAGAGGAAGCTATAAGAATAGTAAATCCCTATGCTGTTGACGTCTCCAGTGGCGTTGAGACAGAAGGTTATAAAGATTTTAAAAAAATGAAATCATTTATTGAAAAAGTGAGGGGTATTCGATGA
- a CDS encoding DivIVA domain-containing protein translates to MLTPMDIHNKEFRRSFRGYNEEEVDEFLDKIMEDYELLYKENAELKDRINIMNEKLQSYINMETTLNNTLIVAQNTAEELKRNAEKEAQLIIQNAQQNAEKILEKANQEVVRIRMELERYRKQLNVFKAKFKALLEAQLEAILSIDEKELIPDEEEEKDAE, encoded by the coding sequence ATGCTGACACCTATGGATATACACAACAAAGAATTTAGGCGGTCTTTTAGGGGTTATAATGAAGAAGAAGTTGATGAGTTTTTGGATAAAATTATGGAAGATTATGAGTTATTATACAAAGAGAATGCAGAGTTAAAAGATAGAATTAACATAATGAATGAAAAGCTCCAAAGTTATATCAACATGGAAACTACTTTAAATAATACTCTAATTGTCGCTCAAAATACTGCCGAAGAGTTAAAGAGAAATGCAGAAAAAGAAGCACAGCTTATAATACAAAATGCTCAACAAAATGCAGAAAAAATATTGGAAAAAGCAAACCAAGAAGTTGTAAGGATAAGAATGGAATTAGAAAGGTATCGCAAACAGCTCAATGTTTTTAAAGCTAAGTTTAAAGCTCTGTTAGAAGCACAATTAGAAGCGATCCTTTCCATAGATGAGAAAGAATTGATTCCAGATGAGGAAGAGGAGAAGGATGCAGAATAG
- a CDS encoding anthranilate synthase component II encodes MILIIDNYDSFTYNLYQYVGEMNKEIFVIRNDEMDIEEIEKLNPEKIILSPGPGRPENAGICVDVIKNLGHKIPILGICLGHQAIGYAYGAKIVKADKIMHGKTSLVFHEGEKIFKDIKNPIEAMRYHSLVIDRQTLPRNLEITAYTEEGVIMGVRHNKYPVYGLQFHPESILTEQGKEILRNFLEVGYHVTRSY; translated from the coding sequence ATGATTCTGATTATAGATAATTACGATTCCTTTACCTATAATCTTTATCAATATGTGGGAGAAATGAACAAAGAAATATTTGTAATAAGAAATGATGAAATGGATATTGAAGAGATTGAAAAACTGAATCCTGAGAAAATTATATTATCCCCTGGACCAGGAAGACCTGAAAATGCTGGTATATGTGTTGATGTCATTAAAAATCTAGGGCATAAAATTCCAATATTAGGAATATGTCTTGGCCATCAAGCGATTGGATATGCATATGGTGCAAAAATTGTAAAAGCAGATAAGATAATGCATGGCAAAACTTCTCTCGTATTTCACGAAGGTGAAAAAATATTTAAAGATATTAAGAATCCTATAGAGGCAATGAGATATCACTCTCTTGTTATAGATAGACAAACTCTTCCAAGAAATTTAGAAATTACAGCCTATACAGAGGAAGGAGTGATTATGGGAGTAAGGCATAATAAATACCCTGTATATGGTTTACAGTTTCATCCAGAGTCTATCTTGACAGAGCAGGGTAAAGAAATTTTGAGAAATTTTTTGGAGGTGGGATACCATGTTACAAGAAGCTATTAA
- the trpB gene encoding tryptophan synthase subunit beta has translation MSGRFGRFGGQYVPETVMNALIELEREFEKAKQDKDFMEEYRYYLREYSGRPTPLYYAENLTKRLGGAKIYLKREDLNHTGAHKINNVLGQILLAKRMNKKRVIAETGAGQHGVATATAAAMFGMECEIFMGEEDIKRQSLNVFRMKLLGAKVTPVKSGTGTLKDAINEAIRDWVTNVDNTFYVMGSVVGPHPYPTMVRDFQRVIGDEAKEQILQKEGRLPDYVIACVGGGSNAMGIFYPFIEDKEVKLIGVEAAGEGIETGKHAATMAKGSVGVLHGMMTYLLQDEEGRIMPVYSISAGLDYPGVGPEHAFLKESNRAQYVYATDKEALAAFMDLSQTEGIIPALESAHALAYAMKLAPNLRKDNIIIVNLSGRGDKDVNTVAKVLGVEL, from the coding sequence ATGAGTGGAAGATTTGGACGTTTTGGAGGTCAGTATGTGCCAGAGACTGTGATGAATGCGCTTATAGAATTAGAGAGGGAATTTGAAAAAGCTAAACAGGATAAAGATTTCATGGAAGAATATAGGTATTACTTGAGGGAATATTCAGGAAGACCTACACCTTTGTATTATGCTGAGAATCTTACTAAAAGGCTTGGCGGGGCGAAAATTTATCTAAAGAGGGAAGACCTAAACCACACAGGAGCCCATAAAATAAACAACGTATTGGGACAGATTTTACTGGCAAAGCGGATGAATAAAAAGAGAGTTATAGCTGAGACAGGAGCAGGACAGCATGGAGTGGCAACTGCTACAGCTGCTGCAATGTTTGGAATGGAATGCGAAATATTCATGGGAGAAGAAGATATAAAAAGGCAATCTTTAAATGTCTTTAGAATGAAACTTTTAGGTGCAAAAGTAACACCAGTAAAATCAGGGACGGGAACCTTAAAAGATGCAATAAATGAAGCAATAAGAGATTGGGTGACAAATGTAGATAATACTTTTTATGTGATGGGTTCTGTTGTTGGGCCTCATCCTTATCCTACTATGGTGAGAGATTTTCAAAGAGTAATAGGGGATGAGGCAAAAGAGCAAATACTTCAAAAAGAAGGAAGACTTCCTGATTATGTGATTGCTTGTGTCGGCGGAGGCAGTAATGCCATGGGAATTTTCTATCCCTTCATTGAAGATAAAGAGGTAAAATTGATAGGCGTGGAAGCTGCAGGTGAAGGAATTGAGACAGGGAAACATGCAGCTACAATGGCAAAAGGTTCTGTAGGAGTATTGCACGGCATGATGACTTATCTTTTACAGGATGAAGAGGGGAGAATAATGCCAGTATACTCTATATCTGCAGGACTGGATTACCCGGGGGTAGGTCCAGAACATGCCTTTTTAAAAGAAAGTAATAGAGCTCAATATGTATATGCGACAGACAAAGAAGCATTGGCGGCTTTTATGGACTTATCTCAAACAGAAGGGATAATACCAGCTTTGGAGAGCGCTCACGCTTTGGCATATGCTATGAAACTGGCTCCAAATTTAAGGAAAGACAATATTATCATTGTAAATTTGTCAGGCAGAGGAGATAAAGACGTAAATACAGTTGCGAAAGTATTGGGGGTGGAGTTATGA